From one Lineus longissimus chromosome 3, tnLinLong1.2, whole genome shotgun sequence genomic stretch:
- the LOC135484671 gene encoding proteasome subunit alpha type-3-like, with protein MSSIGAGYDLSASQFSPDGRVFQVEYALKAVENSGTAIGIRGKDGVVFGVEKIVTSKLYERGSNKRIFNIDKHIGMAVAGLQADARQLGETARDEASNYRSNFGDAVPLKQLTNRLSMFVHAYTLYSSVRPFGVSAMLSSYSKETGPQLYVLDPSGVSHGYWGCAVGKAKQNAKTEIEKVKMKDMTCQQLVKEVAKIIYIVHDEVKDKNFELELSWVGEVTGGKHELVPPEVLAEAEKHAKASLEESDDSDDEDM; from the exons ATGTCTTCTATCGGTGCAGGT TATGATTTGTCAGCATCGCAGTTCTCTCCCGATGGCCGAGTATTCCAGGTGGAATATGCATTGAAGGCTGTTGAGAATAGCGG CACGGCTATTGGTATCAGGGGTAAAGACGGAGTAGTGTTTGGTGTTGAGAAGATTGTGACATCAAAGCTTTATGAACGTGGATCGAACAAAAGGATATTTAACATTGATAAACATATTGGAATG GCTGTTGCAGGTCTACAGGCTGATGCCCGTCAGCTGGGAGAGACGGCTAGAGATGAAGCTTCCAACTATCGGTCCAATTTTGGTGACGCTGTCCCTCTAAAA CAATTAACAAACAGGCTGTCGATGTTTGTGCATGCATACACCTTGTACAGTTCAGTTCGGCCGTTTGGTGTCAGCGCTATGCTCAGCTCATACTCAAAAGAAACTGGTCCTCAGTTGTATGTGTTGGATCCCTCTGGTGTATCTCAC GGTTACTGGGGATGTGCTGTCGGGAAGGCTAAACAAAATGCCAAGACAGAAATAGAGAAAGTCAAG ATGAAAGATATGACCTGCCAGCAATTAGTCAAAGAAGTGGCCAAAAT TATATACATAGTCCACGATGAGGTGAAGGACAAAAACTTTGAACTTGAATTAAGTTGGGTTGGAGAAG TGACAGGAGGCAAGCATGAACTCGTTCCACCAGAGGTTCTCGCAGAAGCAGAAAAACATGCCAAG GCCTCCCTTGAAGAATcagatgactctgatgatgaggaCATGTGA
- the LOC135484924 gene encoding serine palmitoyltransferase small subunit A-like — protein MELVNKICDFVSYWYLQYILCTALYMLEPWERRIFNSFLIAVIAMSLYTSYLFLPGHAVVLMNFIKYVLGMPEDKSRVDDVFYSEGVRETG, from the exons ATGGAGCTTGTGAACAAAATTTGTGATTTTGTGTCCTATTGGTATCTCCAATATATACTTTGTACGGCATTATATATGCTTGAACCATGGGAAAGGCGAATATTTA ATTCATTTCTTATTGCTGTGATTGCCATGTCTTTATACACATCCTATCTCTTCCTGCCTGGCCATGCTGTGGTGCTAATGAACTTCATCAAATATGTTCTAGGAATGCCTGAGGATAAATCTCGAGTTGATGACGTGTTTTATAGTGAAGGTGTCCGAGAAACTGGATAG